In Rhodamnia argentea isolate NSW1041297 chromosome 4, ASM2092103v1, whole genome shotgun sequence, the following proteins share a genomic window:
- the LOC125314890 gene encoding casein kinase 1-like protein HD16, with translation MDKHLRYVSTHEAKVRTCIADLFSFSVVPEFIDNHPLSYRYVSNLDYIDLILHIEKGHAEGMYITGVAYSSCSKSWAIMMDDQAGYNDQIYAFSSGSLHEAWIRKNWSENFYITAVAGADDDRFLVIMSKGWSMNSCFTGFLDIQKGTQNIRQSCCVLETFPFEWIKKKWAEGFYVTAIATSGDQWAVVCSKGTRFTDQAVELDFQYPAEGIHERSKQGYYITSVAANPEEIAFIFSIPGAVPATVNAEQEMLRTFDFPDDSKIQEKWARNYYISSLCCG, from the exons ATGGATAAGCATTTACGATATGTATCCACCCATGAAGCAAAGGTGAGGACTTGCATTGCAgatttatttagtttttctgTGGTACCTGAGTTTATTGATAATCATCCTCTTTCTTACAGATACGTCTCTAATTTGGATTATATCGACCTCATCTTACACATTGAGAAGGGACATGCGGAGGGAATGTACATCACCGGTGTGGCTTACAGTTCTTGCTCTAAGTCATGGGCCATAATGATGGATGATCAAGCTGGCTACAATGATCAGATTTATGCTTTTTCAAGCGGCTCTCTTCATGAG GCATGGATTAGGAAAAACTGGTCGGAGAACTTCTACATCACTGCAGTGGCTGGAGCAGATGACGACAGATTTCTGGTTATAATGTCCAAGGGTTGGTCCATGAATTCTTGTTTTACCGGCTTTCTTGATATACAGAAAGGGACCCAGAATATTCGGCAGTCTTGTTGTGTTCTTGAGACATTTCCTTTCGAGTGGATCAAGAAGAAGTGGGCTGAAGGTTTTTACGTCACCGCCATTGCCACTTCCGGGGACCAGTGGGCAGTAGTCTGCTCCAAAGGAACCAGATTTACTGACCag GCCGTAGAGCTAGACTTTCAGTATCCGGCTGAGGGCATTCATGAAAGGTCGAAGCAGGGCTATTACATCACTTCGGTCGCAGCCAATCCGGAAGAGATTGCCTTTATCTTCAGTATTCCTGGAGCAGTACCAGCAACTGTAAATGCAGAGCAAGAGATGCTTCGGACTTTCGATTTTCCTGATGACAGTAAGATCCAG GAGAAGTGGGCAAGGAATTACTacatttcttctctttgctgCGGTTGA